TGTAGTACTGGAAGCAGCCCTCCGACCCGCCGAAGCCCCGGATGTCGAACTGCACGTACGCCCAGCGGTCCTGGCCGAAGGACTCGTGGGTGAACAGCTCGGGGAAGCGGATCTCGGGACCGGACAGGTTCAGGCCGGTCGCCCCGCCGTTGGGGGAGGTGTAGGGCGTCGGCACCAGGATGACGGGATGCTCCTCACCGTCGACGTGGTCCGACGGCAGGAACACCGCGGCGTGCAGCTGCAGGCCGTCGTGGCTCTCGAACCACTCCTGGGTGAAGGTGTAGCCCGCCGGAACGCTGTCCGCGCCGGCGCCCGACGGGGCGAGGGCCAGGACGGAGAGGGTCAGGGCAAGGACGACGAGCAGGGCGGTGCGACGCATGCCGGGGGAGTTCGACACCCGCTGGCTGGACTCCTGCACCGTCCATGGCACCCTGCCCAGCCCATGCAACGTCACCTCGCAGTCCTGACGGTGCTGACCGCGACGCTCGTCCTGGTCGGCCTCGCCCCGCCCGCCCCCGCCAACGCCCAGCTCCAGCTCGACGACGTCGGGTTGCTGTGGCAGCGCCCGACGGGTGGGGGAGCGCTGACCACCGGGTCGGCCTCCGGCGGCCTGGACCGGGAGTCCTTCCGAGGATGGCCGGGCAACGCCGAACGCATCGCCGGCGTCGCCGAGGACGGATCGTTCGTCCTGAGCGAGCGGCGGCTCGTCGCCACCGATGACACGGGCTACCGGCAGCTGCCGTTCTGGGCGGCGAGCTCTCGCGCCGTGGCCCTGCGTCACACCGGCGCCGACATGGTCGTGGCTGCCCACGAGGCCCATCTGTCCATCTACGACCTGCAGGAGCTGATGGCGGTCACCAGCCACCAGGACGTCGAGACGGTCCTGACCGAGACTGACCACAACGTCCGCCTGGCCTGGATCGCCCCCGACGGCAGCCAGATGCTCTACGTCGACGGAACCGACCTCGAGGCGATCACCCTGCCGGTCGGTGTGCCCCGGTTCGTCGCCGACCTCTCGGCGTTCGCCCCCTTCCCGCACGTCGAGCTGAGCTGGACACCCGACTCGCAGATGTACGCCTTCGCCGTCGCCACGCTGGACTCGTCGGCCTCGGTGGCACAGGTCCGGACGCGCGGTCACGAGCTGGTGGCCGACCTGGCCACGCCGGAGCGGATGGTGGGCGACATCGCCTACAACCCGTCGGGCACGATGCTGTGGCTGGAGTGGATCCAGCCGACCGGCGGCCGCAACTTCGTCGTGGCCGGTGTGGCTGGCCGTGACGGCAGCGACGTGCGGCGGTTGGGGGAGAGCAGTCCCTTCGGTCCCGGTCGCGGACCGGCGCAGGCGCTGTGGCTGGACGACGACACCCTCCTGGTGCCCGACATCACCACCGACAAGCTCGACCTGTGGAACGTCGACGCCAACGCGCCGCACGGGTCCATCGGGGACCTCCCGGAGCACTACAACGCGGTCCGTCGGCTGCCCGTCCGTGCCCCGGCGAACTTGCCACCGGCGCCGCTCGTGGAGTTCCGGAGCGGTCGGCTGCCGCTGGAGGCGCCGATCGACATGGCGGCCAGCCTCT
The nucleotide sequence above comes from Euzebya pacifica. Encoded proteins:
- a CDS encoding cell wall-binding repeat-containing protein, with protein sequence MQRHLAVLTVLTATLVLVGLAPPAPANAQLQLDDVGLLWQRPTGGGALTTGSASGGLDRESFRGWPGNAERIAGVAEDGSFVLSERRLVATDDTGYRQLPFWAASSRAVALRHTGADMVVAAHEAHLSIYDLQELMAVTSHQDVETVLTETDHNVRLAWIAPDGSQMLYVDGTDLEAITLPVGVPRFVADLSAFAPFPHVELSWTPDSQMYAFAVATLDSSASVAQVRTRGHELVADLATPERMVGDIAYNPSGTMLWLEWIQPTGGRNFVVAGVAGRDGSDVRRLGESSPFGPGRGPAQALWLDDDTLLVPDITTDKLDLWNVDANAPHGSIGDLPEHYNAVRRLPVRAPANLPPAPLVEFRSGRLPLEAPIDMAASLSAARYAEDEASHAVLSRYDVFADSLAGAALTADGPLLFTTPEGLVPTTAQELQRVLPDGATVYVLGGENAISEAVVDAVEELGFRVQRLAGDSRVDTAVAVAQEVLTRTGADELYVARAGSPASNPTAAWADSVAGGAASAATGIPVVVVGDSLPQAVADLIEEFDIARTTVLGGAAAVADAVVEALPSPRRLAGNTRMATAVAIAEDVFGFGERTDGGMVLVNGVQVDGWAFGFAAAGFAAGQDLPVLLTAPDHLPAEVVAGLDGCADGWPLLIGSISLIGTGVLSDYIEACPT